The window CCCTCCCGGAAGCCCGCCATGAGCGGGCTTTTTTACGACCGAAGAAATTATTATTTCCTCAGGCATTGACGGCAATTAATTCCCCAGGCAATATTCATCCATCGCAGCGACACACAGCCACTGCGAAGGGCCTCAAGAGACCCGCCGCTCTTTAACAACCCGCGCCATAAACGATTACCCGGCTCACGCTGGGAGGTCAGCCCCGGCCACACCTGTGGGGCGAGATGAAGTCAGGTGAACAAAATCGCGCTGCCACTACTGGCGACCGGCGATCCGATAGCCCCGAAAGGCTACCAACGCGCAGAACTGCGACGGCGGACGAGGTGTTGACCGAACTGGCGAATGACCTGGTAGGAGGCGCGAGCAACACGGAATTTTTCACTGATGCACCTGGTGACGGGTGCATTGGGAAAACAACCGGAGGAAGGAAATGAACGACGAACAGATAGAACGCTTTCGCCAAATTGTTCAAGAGATTGCGACCGACGAGAGCGTCAGTTTTGATGAGGCTTTCGCGATCGCATCGAACTACTTGGCCTACTGGGTCAGTGAGATGCCAAAAGGAAGAGAGGCATCATCCAGCGGCGGATCGAGTCAGGCCTCGTAAAGAAATGCAGACCATTCCTGATCCTGTACGCGACAGAGAAAGATAGATGCTGACTGTCTTGAGGTCAGTGGGTCAGAAATGGATTTGACCCTATCTCTCAATAAGGACGTGCTTAGGGCGCTTGTTCCGAAGTACGTGCCTATCGGCATGCTGTAAGTTTTCCCGTCATCAAATCTAACCGTTCTCTTCAGGCCTAGCGCCTCCATCTTTTCGTGAAGGTCGGCGTAGTCCTCGCCATCGGCCCTGAACAACTCAACTCGAGCCATATATTCCGCCATAACTGCCACTCCTTGTATCGACCGTGGAGGTCGAAGCATATGGTTTTCCCTCGACTGTGGAAAGCGAGGAAACAGGGAGCCTGTCCCTATAAAAACAGGTACCACGACAGCCTGTCGTTAACTGCCCGATCCTCTCTATGAGAGCGCATCGGGGTGTGATCTGAGGCCAAGCCTCGGGCGGCGGATGTGCCAACAGGTAGCCTTAAGGGTTGCCCCATCTGCTCAATGCCGGTTGAGCCCCGGCCAGATCACACCCCGATGCGGACGAAACTGCGGCCTATAACCGCCCACCTGCATCAACGCGCAGAGCCGATCTGCGAAGCCAGTTTGGTAGCGCTGGCCGGTATCTCCACACCTGCCTTGCCGGGTATCGGCAGCAAGGAAAGGCATCCCTGCTGTAACAGGGCTCTCAATCACCCGCTTGCAGTGAGCCAAAGCAAGCCGACTTGCCGCCGTAAGCGGCTTCCACTTTCACCCGACACCACCCGAATGCACTCCCCTCCGCGCCCAACGGCAACCAGCGGAGCGGATGAGTGCATCCGAGTTTTGTTGGATCAACACCCGCCACCACGGAGGCGACCATGGCAACCAGCTATGCAGACAGTGCGCAGGCCCGAGAGTGGGACAGGCGCTACGACGACTGGGGGCGCCCGAAAGCGCCGAAGGTTGAAGACTTCCACGACTACGAAGCCGCTGAGCAGCAACGCACACAGCGTCAAGCGCTGATGGCCGCTCAGGAACTCGTAGACCGTAAGGCGCGGGCCAAGCGAGTCGCGGCAGCAGTGGTCGCTTACGGTGAGTTTTGGGGGTTGAAATGAACGTCCAACAGCGTGACCACCAAACAGCTTGTACCTGGATCGAAGGCGAGATCGAAAACATGATTCGCGACCTCGGCAAGCCCAACGCCAGCGCGGCAGCTACTTCGGCAATCACCCTCGCTTATCTGCTCCGTGCCATCGATACCAATGAGCATCGCCACTATCGCGCGCGCATCGACCAGATCTACGCCTCCTATAACGATTCGATCACGCAAGGAGCTGCAGCATGACTACCGCACCGGTTAAATCGTTGATTGATGACCAGTTGGCCGACATCGAACGCAGCCTAGCTGTTATCGGTGCGGGCATCCCACGGGACCTGCCTGTTGCAGCGCTTCCACCGAAGCTGGTGGCGGCGATCAAGTCGGGCCGAATCGCCGTGAGGTCCAAGTCATGAAGCTTGCCTACTGGGCTCTGACCACCGTCCTTCTCGCCGCATTAGCTGCGTACACCGTTTCGCGAGATTCGTCGGGCGTGTGCCAGGTGCCGCACTCGACCACCTACCGGGTGTTTCGATGACCAGCCTTCAGCGGGCACGCCGCGTTCTGATCCGGCGCGGTTCGTTCTCGGCCATCGGCGTTTTTACCTTCCTGATGCTGCTCAGCGCCCTGGCCGACCGCATCACACAGTAGGTCACCATGAACAACTCTCCTCGCTTGGCCGCCCAGTTCGACTGGAGGACGGTCGGCGCCTTCTCGCCCGAGCAGTTCAACGGCGAGCAGCGCAAAGAATACGAAGACGAAGCCCGCCGCATCGAACAGCAGTGGGACAACCAACCGAACTGAGGAAACTCGCGATGTTCAAGAAAGCCGAACGCAAGCAGGCCAAGCTACGGCTGGCACTTGCCGGGCCATCTGGATCAGGCAAAACCTACTCCGCCCTTCTGCTCGCACAGGGGATTGGCGGGCGAATCGCGGTGATCGACACCGAACATGGCAGCGCATCGCTGTACGCGGACATCGCAGACTTCGACACGGTTGAACTGCATGCGCCCTACTCGCCCGAGCGCTACGTCGAAGCCATCATCGCCGCCGAGCAAGCCGGTTACAACGTCCTGATCATCGACAGCTACTCCCATGAGTGGACCGGCTCCGGCGGATGCCTCGAGGCGAACGAGAAGCTTGCCCACCAGAAATTCAAAGGCAACACCTGGGCGGCGTGGAACGAGACGACGCCGCGCCACCGGCGGCTGACCGACAAGATCCTGACCAGTTCGCTGCACATCATCTGCACCATGCGGAGCAAGACGGAAACGGTCCAGGGTGAAGGGAAAAAGATCCTCAGCTGGGCATGAAGTCCGAGCAGCGCGACGGCACCGATTACGAGTTCACGGTGGTTCTGGACCTGACCCACGACGGTCATACCGCCATGGCAAGCAAGGATCGGACGAAGCTTTTCGAAGAACCTGAGCTGATCACTGCTGAGACCGGCCGGCGGTTGCTGGCCTGGCTGAACTCTGGTGTGAGCCCTGAAGAGCGCGCCAAGGAGCTGTTGGTGGATGCCCTGGCTGATATCGCCTCAGCCAAGGACATGGCCTCTTTGCAATCGGCATTCAACGCGGCCAAGGCGATTGCCGTCGGCTTCGATGATCTCGTTCAGCAGGTCGTGGCCGCCAAAGACAAGCGCAAAAACGAACTCTCCCCACAAAGGCAATCAGCATGACCGCATACATCTTCGACAGCGAAACAACCGGCTTGAACGAACCGCACCTGGTAGAGGCTGCGTGGCTGAAACTCAACAACTTGAGCAGTCTCGCTGTAACCGACTCGTTCCTGCACCGCTACAAGCCGGGCAAGCCGATTGAGTTGAGCGCGCTCGCCACCAGCCACATCCTCGACGAGGAATTGGCTGATTGCCCACCACACACCGATTTTGCTTTGCCGGGAGACGTCGTTTATCTGATCGGACATAACGTCGACTACGACTGGCGCGTGATAGGGGAGCCAGATGTGAAACGCATCTGCACCCAGGCCCTGAGCTCAAAGCTGTGGCCAAGCGCAGGCAGTCACACACAGTCGGCAATGATCTACCTGCACTACCGCGCCGAAGCGACCGGCCTACTCCGCAACGCCCACGCAGCGCTCGACGACGTGAAGAACTGCCGCCTGCTGCTGGTGAAGATTCTCGATCAGCTTGCGGCTGAGCTCGGCCGGCCGGTCAATGACTGGGAAGAGCTGTGGCAGATTTCCGAAGACGCCCGCATCCCTACGATCATCGGCTTCGGCAAACACAAAGGCACCGCCTTTGCTGACTTGCCGAGCGACTATCGGCGCTGGCTGTTGAATCAGCCGGACCTCGACCCATTTGTTCGAAAAGCGCTTTCGCGCTGATGGTGAATCATGATCAGCCTCAACCTCAACGCAGTTCGAGCAAAGCAAACTGAGTCGGATGAAATTGCCGCTGCGATGGCAGACTTCTGGACACGGCCCGGCGCCAGCTTCAAAGAGTTGCCGGCGCCCCGGATAAAGCCCAGACCTGCGCGGCGGGACTGGGTAGACCCTGAAACGGTCCTCAAACGTCGCCCGAAGCCGATATCGGCCTCTGACCGCAAGGCCCTGCGAAAAATGGCGGACTCGATATGAGCAAGCGCAAACCATGCAATCGTCGGGTGCAGATCGAGCGCAGCATGCGCGCCCTAGTCAACACCCACCACGCAGCTGTGATCAACATCGATCCAAGCGGCCTTCAGGTCATGATCAACTGGAAGAACGGCAAGCAGATCCTGTCGAGAGCGGTTTCCGACGCGCTCTGCGATGTCGCGCACCGCTGGACGATCTACATCGCGGGCATCTGCGTCCGTCAGGACGGCGCCCAATACATCAAGTCGATCGACATCAAGCCCTACGGCGTACACCTGGTGGAAAGGCTCTCGGATGTCCTTGAGCATTTCTACGAAGAGGTGAAGGCCGACTGCAACTCAAATCA of the Pseudomonas sp. Seg1 genome contains:
- a CDS encoding ATP-binding protein, giving the protein MFKKAERKQAKLRLALAGPSGSGKTYSALLLAQGIGGRIAVIDTEHGSASLYADIADFDTVELHAPYSPERYVEAIIAAEQAGYNVLIIDSYSHEWTGSGGCLEANEKLAHQKFKGNTWAAWNETTPRHRRLTDKILTSSLHIICTMRSKTETVQGEGKKILSWA
- a CDS encoding 3'-5' exonuclease; protein product: MNEPHLVEAAWLKLNNLSSLAVTDSFLHRYKPGKPIELSALATSHILDEELADCPPHTDFALPGDVVYLIGHNVDYDWRVIGEPDVKRICTQALSSKLWPSAGSHTQSAMIYLHYRAEATGLLRNAHAALDDVKNCRLLLVKILDQLAAELGRPVNDWEELWQISEDARIPTIIGFGKHKGTAFADLPSDYRRWLLNQPDLDPFVRKALSR